From Fusarium oxysporum f. sp. lycopersici 4287 chromosome 10, whole genome shotgun sequence, the proteins below share one genomic window:
- a CDS encoding NAD-specific glutamate dehydrogenase, whose product MTAISANPVANVKATEASRGPSPQPTHFSVPLQNGNGGNGHRILRSATVGYIAPEFTGKPEQKKTVKSIISAAGFVPEPQIDEQIEWFYEKLGIDDVYFELETPDVISSHITSLYAAKVASFAREDKQEEIRLDMEANDHAIYIDTSVAGKTNTAGPRYEERLEAKYIDHPGHSKYRVETFRSPAVVSPSSKATLRCYFVYQCQFATPPEQTDPKETNLELIADNGFLRKATDNTKQIYQDIIELAVNRAGPVIEVFDIENTDEKRMVVAFRSRTAQGLFSALSDLYHYYGVTSSRKYLEQFSNGITVMSVYLRPTSDTVESSGQFPSIEESIDQISKEVSLLYCLPHNKFHNLFLDGQLSLQESVYAHSAWVFVQHFLNRLGPEYSTLAELLDVKNNAQQALLSNLKRRLRSETFTPEYIYEIIQNYPGLVRALYASFANIHLVKDQDDPVKVVSSSLSVEVLSDDALKDKISKNVNNEHDEMVLTAFRVFNNAILKTNYFTPTKVALSFRLDPSFLPEVEYPKPLYGMFLVISSESRGFHLRFKDISRGGIRIVKSRNKEAYGINARSIFDENYGLASTQQRKNKDIPEGGSKGVILLDPKQQNRAREAFEKYIDSILDLLLPAETPGIKNPVVDLYGKEEIIFMGPDENTAELVDWATEHARSRGAPWWKSFFTGKSPKLGGIPHDTYGMTTLSVREYVKGIYRKLELDPSTIRKMQTGGPDGDLGSNEIKLGNEKYTAIVDGSGVLADPNGLDRDELLRLANGRKMIIEYDVSKLSPEGYRVLCDDVNITLPNGEVINNGTSFRNTFHLRDTGSVDCFVPCGGRPASIDLISVNRLIKDGKCIIPYLVEGANLFITQEAKLRLEAAGCILYKDASANKGGVTSSSLEVLASLSFDDEGFVENMCHNAQGEAPQFYKDYVKQVQLKIQENARLEFEAIWREHEQTGTPRSILSDKLSVAITDLDEKLQHSDLWDNEKIRRSVLQDALPRLLLEKIGLDTLIARIPDSYLRSIFGSYLASRFVYEFGSSPSQFAFYDFMSKRMAQIAN is encoded by the exons ATGACTGCCATTTCCGCCAACCCCGTGGCTAACGTCAAGGCCACTGAGGCCAGCCGTGGTCCTTCTCCCCAGCCTACTCACTTCTCCGTTCCTCTGCAAAATGGCAATGGCGGCAACGGCCACCGCATTCTGCGATCTGCCACCGTTGGCTACATTGCCCCTGAGTTCACTGGCAAGCctgagcagaagaagactgtGAAGTCTATCATCTCAGCTGCTGGTTTCGTCCCCGAGCCTCAAATTGATGAGCAGATCGAGTGGTTCTACGAGAAGCTTGGCATCGATGATGTCTACTTCGAGCTTGAGACCCCCGATGTCATCTCCAGCCACATCACCTCTCTGTATGCCGCTAAGGTCGCTTCCTTCGCTCGCGAGGATAAGCAGGAGGAGATCCGACTGGATATGGAGGCTAACGACCATGCCATCTACATTGATACCAGCGTTGCTGGCAAGACCAACACTGCTGGTCCTCGCTATGAGGAACGCCTCGAGGCCAAGTACATTGATCACCCCGGCCACAGCAAGTACCGCGTTGAGACTTTCCGATCTCCCGCTGTCGTGAGCCCCAGCTCCAAGGCAACTCTCCGATGTTACTTCGTCTACCAGTGCCAGTTTGCCACTCCACCTGAGCAGACCGACCCCAAGGAGACCAACCTCGAGCTCATTGCCGACAACGGCTTCCTCCGCAAGGCCACtgacaacaccaagcaaATCTACCAGGACATCATTGAGCTCGCCGTTAACCGAGCTGGTCCCGTCATCGAGGTCTTCGATATTGAGAACACCGACGAGAAGCGAATGGTCGTTGCCTTCCGCTCTCGCACTGCCCAGGGTCTTTTCTCTGCCCTCAGTGACCTTTACCACTACTATGGCGTCACCTCATCTCGAAAGTACCTCGAGCAGTTCTCCAACGGTATCACCGTCATGAGTGTCTACCTCCGACCTACTTCTGACACCGTCGAGAGCAGTGGACAGTTCCCTTCAATTGAGGAGTCCATTGACCAGATCTCCAAGGAGGTTTCTCTCCTCTACTGTCTCCCCCACAACAAGTTCCACAACCTTTTCCTCGATGGACAGCTCAGCCTTCAGGAATCCGTCTACGCCCACTCCGCTTGGGTGTTCGTTCAGCACTTCCTGAACCGATTGGGACCAGAGTACTCTACTCTTGCCGAGCTTCTGGATGTTAAGAACAACGCTCAGCAGGCCCTCCTTTCTAACCTGAAGCGCCGTCTCCGTTCTGAGACATTTACTCCTGAGTACATTTATGAGATTATTCAGAACTACCCCGGTCTCGTTCGTGCTCTTTACGCTTCTTTCGCCAACATCCACCTTGTTAAGGACCAGGATGACCCCGTGAAGGTTGTCTCCTCCAGCCTGTCCGTCGAGGTTCTCTCCGACGACGctctcaaggacaagatctCCAAGAACGTCAACAACgagcatgatgagatggttCTCACTGCCTTCCGTGTGTTCAACAACGCCATCCTCAAGACCAACTACTTCACCCCTACCAAGGTCGCTCTGAGCTTCCGTCTTGACCCATCTTTCCTCCCCGAGGTCGAGTACCCCAAGCCCCTCTACGGCATGTTCCTCGTCATCAGCTCTGAGTCCCGAGGTTTCCACCTCCGATTCAAGGATATCTCTCGCGGTGGTATCCGAATCGTCAAGTCTCGCAACAAGGAGGCTTATGGCATCAACGCCCGCAGCATCTTCGATGAGAACTACGGTCTTGCCAGCACACAGCAGcgcaagaacaaggacatTCCCGAGGGTGGCTCCAAGGGTGTTATTCTGTTGGACCCTAAGCAGCAGAACCGTGCCCGTGAGGCTTTCGAGAAGTACATTGATAGtatccttgatcttcttctgcccGCCGAGACCCCTGGTATCAAGAACCCTGTTGTCGACCTCTACGGCAAGGAGgagatcatcttcatgggCCCTGATGAGAACACCGCTGAGCTGGTCGACTGGGCTACTGAGCACGCTCGATCCCGTGGCGCCCCCTGGTGGAAGTCCTTCTTCACTGGCAAGTCTCCCAAGCTTGGTGGTATTCCTCACGACACCTACGGCATGACCACCCTGTCTGTTCGTGAGTACGTCAAGGGTATCTACCGAAAGCTCGAGCTTGACCCCTCTACTATCCGCAAGATGCAGACTGGTGGCCCCGATGGTGACCTGGGCAGCAACGAGATAAAGCTTGGTAACGAGAAGTACACTGCCATTGTGGATGGCTCTGGAGTTCTTGCTGACCCCAACGGTCTCGACCGTGACGAGCTTCTGCGCCTTGCCAACGGCCGCAAGATGATCATCGAGTACGATGTTTCCAAGCTGTCTCCCGAGGGTTACCGAGTCCTGTGCGACGACGTCAACATCACTCTCCCCAATGGCGAGGTTATCAACAACGGTACATCGTTCCGTAACACCTTCCATCTCCGTGACACTGGCAGTGTCGACTGCTTCGTCCCTTGTGGTGGTCGTCCCGCCTCCATTGACCTCATCTCGGTCAACCGTCTCATCAAGGATGGCAAGTGCATCATCCCTTACCTCGTTGAGGGAGCCAACCTCTTCATTACCCAGGAGGCTAAGCTTCGCCTCGAGGCTGCTGGCTGCATTCTGTACAAGGATGCCTCTGCCAACAAGGGTGGTGTGACATCGTCCTCCCTTGAGGTTCTTGCTTCTCTGTCTTTCGACGACGAGGGCTTCGTTGAGAACATGTGCCACAACGCCCAGGGCGAGGCTCCTCAGTTCTACAAGGACTACGTCAAGCAGGTTCAGCTCAAGATTCAGGAGAACGCCCGCCTTGAGTTTGAGGCTATCTGGCGCGAGCATGAGCAGACCGGAACTCCCCGATCTATCCTCTCTGACAAGCTCTCCGTTGCCATTACcgatcttgatgagaagctcCAGCACTCCGACCTCTGGGACAACGAGAAGATCCGCCGAtctgttcttcaagatgctCTGCCCCGTCTTCTCCTCGAGAAGATTGGTCTCGACACCTTGATCGCTCGCATCCCCGACTCCTACCTCCGAAGCATCTTCGGCTCCTACCTTGCCAGTCGATTCGTGTACGAGTTCGGCAGCAGCCCCAGCCAGTTTGCCTTCTACGACTT TATGTCTAAGCGTATGGCCCAGATCGCCAACTAA
- a CDS encoding NAD-specific glutamate dehydrogenase, giving the protein MAPITESPTNMLPSQTFPDYTDPYQKSNMTAISANPVANVKATEASRGPSPQPTHFSVPLQNGNGGNGHRILRSATVGYIAPEFTGKPEQKKTVKSIISAAGFVPEPQIDEQIEWFYEKLGIDDVYFELETPDVISSHITSLYAAKVASFAREDKQEEIRLDMEANDHAIYIDTSVAGKTNTAGPRYEERLEAKYIDHPGHSKYRVETFRSPAVVSPSSKATLRCYFVYQCQFATPPEQTDPKETNLELIADNGFLRKATDNTKQIYQDIIELAVNRAGPVIEVFDIENTDEKRMVVAFRSRTAQGLFSALSDLYHYYGVTSSRKYLEQFSNGITVMSVYLRPTSDTVESSGQFPSIEESIDQISKEVSLLYCLPHNKFHNLFLDGQLSLQESVYAHSAWVFVQHFLNRLGPEYSTLAELLDVKNNAQQALLSNLKRRLRSETFTPEYIYEIIQNYPGLVRALYASFANIHLVKDQDDPVKVVSSSLSVEVLSDDALKDKISKNVNNEHDEMVLTAFRVFNNAILKTNYFTPTKVALSFRLDPSFLPEVEYPKPLYGMFLVISSESRGFHLRFKDISRGGIRIVKSRNKEAYGINARSIFDENYGLASTQQRKNKDIPEGGSKGVILLDPKQQNRAREAFEKYIDSILDLLLPAETPGIKNPVVDLYGKEEIIFMGPDENTAELVDWATEHARSRGAPWWKSFFTGKSPKLGGIPHDTYGMTTLSVREYVKGIYRKLELDPSTIRKMQTGGPDGDLGSNEIKLGNEKYTAIVDGSGVLADPNGLDRDELLRLANGRKMIIEYDVSKLSPEGYRVLCDDVNITLPNGEVINNGTSFRNTFHLRDTGSVDCFVPCGGRPASIDLISVNRLIKDGKCIIPYLVEGANLFITQEAKLRLEAAGCILYKDASANKGGVTSSSLEVLASLSFDDEGFVENMCHNAQGEAPQFYKDYVKQVQLKIQENARLEFEAIWREHEQTGTPRSILSDKLSVAITDLDEKLQHSDLWDNEKIRRSVLQDALPRLLLEKIGLDTLIARIPDSYLRSIFGSYLASRFVYEFGSSPSQFAFYDFMSKRMAQIAN; this is encoded by the exons ATGGCGCCTATAACAGAATCGCCCACTAACATGCTGCCCTCTCAGACTTTCCCTGATTACACAGATCCATATCAGAAATCCAACATGACTGCCATTTCCGCCAACCCCGTGGCTAACGTCAAGGCCACTGAGGCCAGCCGTGGTCCTTCTCCCCAGCCTACTCACTTCTCCGTTCCTCTGCAAAATGGCAATGGCGGCAACGGCCACCGCATTCTGCGATCTGCCACCGTTGGCTACATTGCCCCTGAGTTCACTGGCAAGCctgagcagaagaagactgtGAAGTCTATCATCTCAGCTGCTGGTTTCGTCCCCGAGCCTCAAATTGATGAGCAGATCGAGTGGTTCTACGAGAAGCTTGGCATCGATGATGTCTACTTCGAGCTTGAGACCCCCGATGTCATCTCCAGCCACATCACCTCTCTGTATGCCGCTAAGGTCGCTTCCTTCGCTCGCGAGGATAAGCAGGAGGAGATCCGACTGGATATGGAGGCTAACGACCATGCCATCTACATTGATACCAGCGTTGCTGGCAAGACCAACACTGCTGGTCCTCGCTATGAGGAACGCCTCGAGGCCAAGTACATTGATCACCCCGGCCACAGCAAGTACCGCGTTGAGACTTTCCGATCTCCCGCTGTCGTGAGCCCCAGCTCCAAGGCAACTCTCCGATGTTACTTCGTCTACCAGTGCCAGTTTGCCACTCCACCTGAGCAGACCGACCCCAAGGAGACCAACCTCGAGCTCATTGCCGACAACGGCTTCCTCCGCAAGGCCACtgacaacaccaagcaaATCTACCAGGACATCATTGAGCTCGCCGTTAACCGAGCTGGTCCCGTCATCGAGGTCTTCGATATTGAGAACACCGACGAGAAGCGAATGGTCGTTGCCTTCCGCTCTCGCACTGCCCAGGGTCTTTTCTCTGCCCTCAGTGACCTTTACCACTACTATGGCGTCACCTCATCTCGAAAGTACCTCGAGCAGTTCTCCAACGGTATCACCGTCATGAGTGTCTACCTCCGACCTACTTCTGACACCGTCGAGAGCAGTGGACAGTTCCCTTCAATTGAGGAGTCCATTGACCAGATCTCCAAGGAGGTTTCTCTCCTCTACTGTCTCCCCCACAACAAGTTCCACAACCTTTTCCTCGATGGACAGCTCAGCCTTCAGGAATCCGTCTACGCCCACTCCGCTTGGGTGTTCGTTCAGCACTTCCTGAACCGATTGGGACCAGAGTACTCTACTCTTGCCGAGCTTCTGGATGTTAAGAACAACGCTCAGCAGGCCCTCCTTTCTAACCTGAAGCGCCGTCTCCGTTCTGAGACATTTACTCCTGAGTACATTTATGAGATTATTCAGAACTACCCCGGTCTCGTTCGTGCTCTTTACGCTTCTTTCGCCAACATCCACCTTGTTAAGGACCAGGATGACCCCGTGAAGGTTGTCTCCTCCAGCCTGTCCGTCGAGGTTCTCTCCGACGACGctctcaaggacaagatctCCAAGAACGTCAACAACgagcatgatgagatggttCTCACTGCCTTCCGTGTGTTCAACAACGCCATCCTCAAGACCAACTACTTCACCCCTACCAAGGTCGCTCTGAGCTTCCGTCTTGACCCATCTTTCCTCCCCGAGGTCGAGTACCCCAAGCCCCTCTACGGCATGTTCCTCGTCATCAGCTCTGAGTCCCGAGGTTTCCACCTCCGATTCAAGGATATCTCTCGCGGTGGTATCCGAATCGTCAAGTCTCGCAACAAGGAGGCTTATGGCATCAACGCCCGCAGCATCTTCGATGAGAACTACGGTCTTGCCAGCACACAGCAGcgcaagaacaaggacatTCCCGAGGGTGGCTCCAAGGGTGTTATTCTGTTGGACCCTAAGCAGCAGAACCGTGCCCGTGAGGCTTTCGAGAAGTACATTGATAGtatccttgatcttcttctgcccGCCGAGACCCCTGGTATCAAGAACCCTGTTGTCGACCTCTACGGCAAGGAGgagatcatcttcatgggCCCTGATGAGAACACCGCTGAGCTGGTCGACTGGGCTACTGAGCACGCTCGATCCCGTGGCGCCCCCTGGTGGAAGTCCTTCTTCACTGGCAAGTCTCCCAAGCTTGGTGGTATTCCTCACGACACCTACGGCATGACCACCCTGTCTGTTCGTGAGTACGTCAAGGGTATCTACCGAAAGCTCGAGCTTGACCCCTCTACTATCCGCAAGATGCAGACTGGTGGCCCCGATGGTGACCTGGGCAGCAACGAGATAAAGCTTGGTAACGAGAAGTACACTGCCATTGTGGATGGCTCTGGAGTTCTTGCTGACCCCAACGGTCTCGACCGTGACGAGCTTCTGCGCCTTGCCAACGGCCGCAAGATGATCATCGAGTACGATGTTTCCAAGCTGTCTCCCGAGGGTTACCGAGTCCTGTGCGACGACGTCAACATCACTCTCCCCAATGGCGAGGTTATCAACAACGGTACATCGTTCCGTAACACCTTCCATCTCCGTGACACTGGCAGTGTCGACTGCTTCGTCCCTTGTGGTGGTCGTCCCGCCTCCATTGACCTCATCTCGGTCAACCGTCTCATCAAGGATGGCAAGTGCATCATCCCTTACCTCGTTGAGGGAGCCAACCTCTTCATTACCCAGGAGGCTAAGCTTCGCCTCGAGGCTGCTGGCTGCATTCTGTACAAGGATGCCTCTGCCAACAAGGGTGGTGTGACATCGTCCTCCCTTGAGGTTCTTGCTTCTCTGTCTTTCGACGACGAGGGCTTCGTTGAGAACATGTGCCACAACGCCCAGGGCGAGGCTCCTCAGTTCTACAAGGACTACGTCAAGCAGGTTCAGCTCAAGATTCAGGAGAACGCCCGCCTTGAGTTTGAGGCTATCTGGCGCGAGCATGAGCAGACCGGAACTCCCCGATCTATCCTCTCTGACAAGCTCTCCGTTGCCATTACcgatcttgatgagaagctcCAGCACTCCGACCTCTGGGACAACGAGAAGATCCGCCGAtctgttcttcaagatgctCTGCCCCGTCTTCTCCTCGAGAAGATTGGTCTCGACACCTTGATCGCTCGCATCCCCGACTCCTACCTCCGAAGCATCTTCGGCTCCTACCTTGCCAGTCGATTCGTGTACGAGTTCGGCAGCAGCCCCAGCCAGTTTGCCTTCTACGACTT TATGTCTAAGCGTATGGCCCAGATCGCCAACTAA